The following proteins are co-located in the Phocoena phocoena chromosome 1, mPhoPho1.1, whole genome shotgun sequence genome:
- the NKAIN1 gene encoding sodium/potassium-transporting ATPase subunit beta-1-interacting protein 1: MGKCSGRCTLVAFCCLQLVAALERQIFDFLGYQWAPILANFLHIMAVILGIFGTVQYRSRYLILYAAWLVLWVGWNAFIICFYLEVGQLSQDRDFIMTFNTSLHRSWWMENGPGCLVTPVLNSRLALEDHHVISVTGCLLDYPYIEALSSALQIFLALFGFVFACYVSKVFLEEEDSFDFIGGFDSYGYQAPQKTSHLQLQPLYTWVMARSRGGVVASAPRPPPRRLH; this comes from the exons GTGGCTGCGTTggagcggcagatctttgacttCCTGGGCTACCAGTGGGCTCCTATCCTAGCCAACTTCCTGCACATCATGGCAGTTATCCTGGGCATCTTTGGTACCGTGCAGTACCGCTCCCGGTACCTCATTCTG TATGCAGCCTGGCTGGTGCTTTGGGTTGGCTGGAATGCGTTTATCATCTGCTTCTACTTGGAGGTTGGACAGCTGTCCCAG GACCGGGACTTCATCATGACCTTCAACACATCCCTGCACCGCTCCTGGTGGATGGAGAACGGGCCAGGCTGCCTGGTGACACCTGTCCTGAACTCCCGCCTGGCCCTGGAGGACCACCATGTCATCTCGGTCACCGGTTGCCTGCTTGACTATCCCTACATTGAAGCACTCAGCAGTGCCCTGCAGATCTTCCTGGCT CTGTTCGGCTTCGTGTTCGCCTGCTACGTGAGCAAAGtattcctggaggaggaggacagCT TTGATTTCATCGGCGGTTTTGACTCCTATGGATACCAGGCGCCTCAGAAGACGTCGCATTTACAACTGCAGCCTCTGTACACGTGGGTCATGGCGCGGAGCAGG GGCGGGGTAGTAGCTTCTGCCCCACGACCACCCCCGCGGCGGCTACACTGA